The region ACTCAGGATCAACTTCAAGGTATAGCAGGGAGTTAGCATTTGTTTTTTGTTCCAGTTAGGTGCTGATGTTATTGATGTGGCTATGATAAGACAAATACATgaaataaacatgttttattcATCACTAAATTGTTGCCTTGGATTCAgaagtgttccatttatttatttattctctgtACCATTTTCTTTACCTTTCTTCTGTTAGCGTTCCAAGAGAGGAAACAAAAAGGACTGCCATTCAGTCCAGGAACAGACTGAGATTCCCTCTACTGATGCACATTGCATAGGTAAGGATGTTTTAGAGCTCTGCTATAGCTTGTAGTTttgtttaggtgtgtgttagaAACACAGGTATGCCTACCAAACTCATAGCACTGTTATTTTTCAATGTTACTatactgcatctctctctctgtttctagctCCAGTTGGAGAAgtttctccctccatatctcagcTTGTCAAAAAACGATCCTTGATTGTCAGGGTCTTTTCAGCAATGATGAAGCCATTCAGGCGCTTCACCAAGAAGAACCTGTAACCTGTTACGCTGCATGAAGAACTACTTTTGTAACAGCAAGACTTTTGACAAGAGAAATTTCTGCATGTCTACCCTTTCAAAgtctatttgatcaaataaatgcAAATTATTTTACAAGAATTTCAAGTGTTTTGGAAGATTAGTAAAACTGAAGCAGCTTTTCTCAGAGAAATGCACTAGTTCCCCCTTGGTTATACATTTATTGTGCAGTTTTTGAGTTGGCAGgacttggggcagcaggtagccttgtggttaaagcgttgggccagtaacccctcctgtctcagcctccagtatttatgctgcagtagtttatgtgtcggggggctggggtcagtttgttatatctggagtacttctcctgtcctattcggtgtcctgtgtgaatctaagtgtgcgttctctaattctctctccttctctctttctttctcttttggaccatgccccaggactacctgacatgatgactccttgctgtccccagtccacctggccatgctgctgttccagtttcaactgacctgagccctaggaccatgccccaggactacctgacatgatgactccttgctgtccccagtccacctggccatgctgctgctccagtttctacttccacctgactgtgctgctgctccagtttcaactgttctgccttattattattcgaccatgctggtcatttatgaacatttgaacatcttggccatgttctgttataatctccacccggcacagccagaagaggactggccaccccacatagcctggttcctctctaggtttcttcctaggttttggcctttctagggagtttttcctagccaccgtgcttctacacctgcattgcttgctgtttggggttttaggctgggtttctgtacagcactttgagatatcagctgatgaagggctatataaataaatttgatttgatttgatttgaactgaaaggttgctaggtcAGATCCCTGAGCTAACCATGTAAAAACCcactcttccttgagctggccgccaggccaaactgagcaatcgggggagaagtgcaGTGCAGTGGAGCAGCAGTGCAGTGGAGTAGCTTCAACAGCCATAGGCCCAGGGATTTCACATCACATTCCATGATGCAATGCAGAATACGGCTTCACACAGAACAATCACCAAACCCATAAGATAACACTTATGATAGCACAGCCAAAAATCATGTATCACAAGAAGAGGCATGTGTGTTctccagacgtgataccttgtcaTGGACCTACTGTTTcgatcttcgctctctctctccctctctttctctctctaccacacctgttgtctcaacctctgaatgttcggctatgaaaagctaacTGACAATTACTccggaggtgctgacctgttgcaccctctgtaaccacattattttgttgactctgctggtcatctatgaagaaTGTTTGAACTACAGtacttgaagaacgatctggccttattGGCCATGTACgcttataatctccaccggcacagccagaagaggactagccacccctcagagcctggttcctctctaggtttcttcctaggttcctgtttttctagagagtttttcctagccacagtgcttctaaaTCTGCATTGCATGCTATTTGAGGTTTTAAGCTGGGTGTCGGGAATAAGCATTTTGTGACATCTGccgatgtaaaaagggctttataaataaattgtactgattgattgatgattgattgtatgAAATGGAGTAGCATATATCCATCATGTAAAATTAACATTGAGCACTGTCTCCATGGAGTACAGCACTGCAGCCTTAGGCAATGTATATTTACGTGGTGCATAACATTATGAATTATTATTGTTCCATTTATTTATTCTCTGTACCATTTTCTTTACCTTTCTTCTGTTAGCGTTCCAAGAGAGGAAACAAAAAGGACTGCCATTCAGTCCAGGAACAGACTGAGATTCCCTTTCTAAAATGCCAGAGATTTCTTCAAGTGACCTAAAGACAAAGATGATGGCACACACAGATGAACCCCTGCATCGTAACAGTCCAATGACTGACAGCAGTCGACCACCGAGTGCTAATGCCTCTTTTCGATCCTCCACTCCGTCTTTCACCAGCAAAGGAACCTCTTTGGTACCAAAGGGAAATGGGATTGACATTgaagagaaggaggtgtgcatcCCCAGCAGCTCTGGCCATCTGAGGGAGCTCTTAATCACCCCGGACATCAGCAGTGCCACTGCATTCCCACTGCAGTACTTGATGGACTCCAGCAAAGATGAtggcatctgttttgtcaccatacTGGTGATAAGGTTGCTATCGGAGATCAGACCCTCAGCCCTAGATGGACCCTCCCAACAGGCAGCAGATCTGACAGAAACATGTCAGCAACTCATCAGACAAGTCCTGTCTGAGTTCTGTGCTGCATCCAGATTCTCCAGGACACAGGCATATTCCCAGAACCTGAACATCCAAAGGGTGTTCAGAGGTGTACATAAAAACCTCATGGAGGAGTTTGGCTCTTGTAACACCCTGCAAGCAGCTATTTCCtcccaggaccctgcatttgacaGAGTCCTGGTAAAGTCCTTGACCCAGCAGCTGGTACAGGGATGCAAGGAGGCGTCAAGACCAGCTTCTGCTGCAACAAACCCATCCGAccaggctgagacagagaggggggctgAGCAGAAAGCAAGAAGGAGCTTCCTTTGCTTTTCAATGACCAAACTCAGGATCAACTTCAAGGTATAGCAGGGAGTTAGCATTTGTTTTTTGTTCCAGTTAGGTACTGATGTTATTGATGTGGCTATGATAAGACAAATACATgaaataaacatgttttattcATCACTAAATTGTTGCCTTGGATTCAgaagtgttccatttatttatttattctctgtACCATTTTCTTTACCTTTCTTCTGTTAGCGTTCCAAGAGAGGAAACAAAAAGGACTGCCATTCAGTCCAGGAACAGACTGAGATTCCCTCTACTGATGCACATTGCATAGGTAAGGATGTTTTAGAGCTCTGCTATAGCTTGTAGTTttgtttaggtgtgtgttagaAACACAGGTATGCCTACCAAACTCATAGCACTGTTATTTTTCAATGTTACTatactgcatctctctctctgtttctagctCCAGTTGGAGAAgtttctccctccatatctcagcTTGTCAAAAAACGATCCTTGATTGTCAGGGTCTTTTCAGCAATGATGAAGCCATTCAGGCGCTTCACCAAGAAGAACCTGTAACCTGTTACGCTGCATGAAGAACTACTTTTGTAACAGCAAGACTTTTGACAAGAGAAATTTCTGCATGTCTACCCTTTCAAAgtctatttgatcaaataaatgcAAATTATTTTACAAGAATTTCAAGTGTTTTGGAAGATTAGTAAAACTGAAGCAGCTTTTCTCAGAGAAATGCACTAGTTCCCCCTTGGTTATACATTTATTGTGCAGTTTTTGAGTTGGCAGgacttggggcagcaggtagccttgtggttaaagcgttgggccagtaacccctcctgtctcagcctccagtatttatgctgcagtagtttatgtgtcggggggctggggtcagtttgttatatctggagtacttctcctgtcctattcggtgtcctgtgtgaatctaagtgtgcgttctctaattctctctccttctctctttctttctcttttggaccatgccccaggactacctgacatgatgactccttgctgtccccagtccacctggccatgctgctgttccagtttcaactgacctgagccctaggaccatgccccaggactacctgacatgatgactccttgctgtccccagtccacctggccatgctgctgctccagtttctacttccacctgactgtgctgctgctccagtttcaactgttctgccttattattattcgaccatgctggtcatttatgaacatttgaacatcttggccatgttctgttataatctccacccggcacagccagaagaggactggccaccccacatagcctggttcctctctaggtttcttcctaggttttggcctttctagggagtttttcctagccaccgtgcttctacacctgcattgcttgctgtttggggttttaggctgggtttctgtacagcactttgagatatcagctgatgaagggctatataaataaatttgatttgatttgatttgaactgaaaggttgctaggtcAGATCCCTGAGCTAACCATGTAAAAACCcactcttccttgagctggccgccaggccaaactgagcaatcgggggagaagtgcaGTGCAGTGGAGCAGCAGTGCAGTGGAGTAGCTTCAACAGCCATAGGCCCAGGGATTTCACATCACATTCCATGATGCAATGCAGAATACGGCTTCACACAGAACAATCACCAAACCCATAAGATAACACTTATGATAGCACAGCCAAAAATCATGTATCACAAGAAGAGGCATGTGTGTTctccagacgtgataccttgtcaTGGACCTACTGTTTcgatcttcgctctctctctccctctctttctctctctaccacacctgttgtctcaacctctgaatgttcggctatgaaaagctaacTGACAATTACTccggaggtgctgacctgttgcaccctctgtaaccacattattttgttgactctgctggtcatctatgaagaaTGTTTGAACTACAGtacttgaagaacgatctggccttattGGCCATGTACgcttataatctccaccggcacagccagaagaggactagccacccctcagagcctggttcctctctaggtttcttcctaggttcctgtttttctagagagtttttcctagccacagtgcttctaaaTCTGCATTGCATGCTATTTGAGGTTTTAAGCTGGGTGTCGGGAATAAGCATTTTGTGACATCTGccgatgtaaaaagggctttataaataaattgtactgattgattgatgattgattgtatgAAATGGAGTAGCATATATCCATCATGTAAAATTAACATTGAGCACTGTCTCCATGGAGTACAGCACTGCAGCCTTAGGCAATGTATATTTACGTGGTGCATAACATTATCTCATATCACATGCATGGCAAGACATGATTGATGTAATTAGATGCTCTGGAGAGATCCCACCCTCCTTCCCCAACACATGTAGAATGCTTAGAAACCACCAGAAACCTGTGAAATAAATCAACAGATTATGTTTTATCTCCTCTCAAGGTCTGTTGATTTACAGTATCTCAGAATCAGGAACTGTCATATCCCATGTGATATGTCAAAACAAGTTGATACATGTGTTATCATGGTGCATtgggtttgtatttgtatttattgtggatcccctttagctgtagcagctactcttcatggggtccagtcaaatgaaggcagttatacaattgtaAAAACTTTCctatacattcacaacagatttcacaaaatCCATGTTCCTGTTTGATTTCGGCGTAGGCTGTCAACAGCACGTACCGTGACACTATGATATGTATTCTGATCAAGTCAACAATGCCTCTAGGCATATCTGACGTCATGTATTTGATATCTTTACGTGAAGGTTAATGTCCATATTGACATCAGTTCATTGTGTTTGAGGACGGTTCACTGACCGGTTTTCAACAGATACGATTAGACGAGTTTAACTATAGTTCTATTCTGCTATTACGTTCATTAATCTGTCATACTTCATCCAACTTTGAATTCAGTCACAGATAAGGAAAACGATGTTGATCAAATGCATTCTGTTCAATCTAGAATACTTTACATCAGAGTTTCATTGCCAAacctgctgtgttctgttttGTTTGTGCAATGCAGATGACAAAGGAACAGCTTGCAAAATTGTGCAAGACCATTGTCAACTTCATTGCACAGGCCACCCTGCAGATCCTGCTGCCGGCCCTGGCCCGCATTCTAGGGGTGACAGGCTTTTATGACAACGCTGACTCACTCAAGAGGGGCGGCAGTGCAAGATCCTTCACTGCCTTTGAGCAGAAAAGACTGGAGCTCATCCAGGAAGTTAAATATTTGGCGAAGGAGATGTGT is a window of Oncorhynchus kisutch isolate 150728-3 linkage group LG3, Okis_V2, whole genome shotgun sequence DNA encoding:
- the LOC116361441 gene encoding uncharacterized protein LOC116361441, which produces MPEISSSDLKTKMMAHTDEPLHRNSPMTDSSRPPSANASFRSSTPSFTSKGTSLVPKGNGIDIEEKEVCIPSSSGHLRELLITPDISSATAFPLQYLMDSSKDDGICFVTILVIRLLSEIRPSALDGPSQQAADLTETCQQLIRQVLSEFCAASRFSRTQAYSQNLNIQRVFRGVHKNLMEEFGSCNTLQAAISSQDPAFDRVLVKSLTQQLVQGCKEASRPASAATNPSDQAETERGAEQKARRSFLCFSMTKLRINFKRSKRGNKKDCHSVQEQTEIPSTDAHCIAPVGEVSPSISQLVKKRSLIVRVFSAMMKPFRRFTKKNL